The following proteins are encoded in a genomic region of Streptococcus sp. 29892:
- a CDS encoding DUF1831 domain-containing protein, producing the protein MAFQQSVNLKDCAFTYHISSNIKKYTLRDTTFEQTKAGHYQLTRLLEEVPNSNQGFLLKIIVNKELNGFKINITDKSGLHLVNIFKENGNKVIQEKFYFLMDSLVDRDLFTKEG; encoded by the coding sequence ATGGCCTTTCAACAATCAGTTAACCTAAAAGATTGCGCATTTACCTATCACATTAGCTCTAACATCAAAAAATACACCCTGAGAGATACCACTTTTGAACAAACAAAAGCAGGGCACTACCAACTCACGCGCCTCTTGGAAGAAGTTCCTAACTCAAATCAGGGTTTTCTTTTAAAGATTATTGTCAATAAAGAGTTGAACGGTTTTAAAATCAACATCACAGACAAATCTGGCTTGCACTTGGTCAATATCTTTAAAGAAAATGGAAACAAGGTCATCCAGGAAAAATTCTACTTCTTGATGGATAGCTTAGTGGACCGTGACCTATTTACCAAGGAAGGTTAA
- the gyrA gene encoding DNA gyrase subunit A: MQDKNLVTVNLTNEMKSSFIDYAMSVIVSRALPDVRDGLKPVHRRILYGMNELGITPDKPHKKSARITGDVMGKYHPHGDSAIYEAMVRMAQWWSYRHMLVDGHGNFGSMDGDGAAAQRYTEARMSKIALEMLRDINKNTVNFADNYDASEREPEVLPARFPNLLVNGTTGIAVGMATNIPPHNLGETIEAVKLVMDNPEVTTREIMEVLPGPDFPTGALVMGKSGIHRAYETGKGSITLRSRTEIEEYGNGRERIVVTEFPYMVNKSKVQEHIVKLVQEKRIDGITAVRDESNREGVRFVIEVRRDASANVILNNLFKQTQLQTNFSFNMLAIQNGVPKILSVRQILESYIEHQKEVVTRRTQFDKEKAEARAHILEGLLIALDHIDEVIRIIRNSETDAIAQAELMEKFELSERQSQAILDMRLRRLTGLERDKIQSEYDELIALIADLADILAKPERVVTIIKEELDEVKRKYADPRRTELMVGEVLSLEDEDLIEETDVLITLSNQGYIKRLAQDEFQAQKRGGRGVQGTGVKDDDFVRELVSTSTHDRLLFFTNKGRVYRLKGYEIPEYGRTAKGLPVVNLLKLEENEAIQTIINVTKDQEADSYLFFATRQGVVKRTSVSEFGNIRQSGLKALNLKEDDELINVFLTNGQADIIMGTKFGYSVRFTETDVRNMGRTATGVRGINLREGDQLVGATMISDEQEVLVLTEKGFGKRTPASEYPTKGRGGKGIRTLKVAEKNGSLAGLTTVSGDEDIMVITDTGVIIRTSVANISQTGRSTMGVKVMRLNDEAKIMTFALVDAADAKTEEEQE, translated from the coding sequence ATGCAAGATAAAAACTTAGTAACGGTAAACCTGACCAATGAGATGAAATCTTCCTTCATCGACTATGCGATGAGTGTTATCGTTTCACGTGCTTTGCCAGATGTGCGTGATGGTCTCAAGCCTGTTCATCGCCGTATTTTGTACGGAATGAATGAGTTAGGGATTACACCAGATAAACCCCATAAGAAATCTGCCCGTATTACAGGGGATGTTATGGGTAAATACCATCCGCACGGGGATAGTGCCATATATGAAGCTATGGTACGTATGGCGCAGTGGTGGAGCTACCGCCATATGCTAGTTGATGGCCACGGAAACTTCGGTTCTATGGACGGTGACGGAGCTGCTGCTCAGCGTTATACAGAGGCTCGTATGAGCAAGATTGCTCTGGAAATGCTCCGTGATATTAACAAGAACACGGTAAACTTTGCGGACAACTATGATGCCAGTGAGCGTGAGCCAGAAGTTCTACCGGCTCGCTTCCCTAACCTTTTGGTCAATGGTACGACTGGTATTGCCGTTGGTATGGCAACCAATATTCCGCCACATAACCTGGGCGAAACCATCGAAGCTGTGAAGCTGGTGATGGACAATCCAGAGGTAACAACTCGTGAAATCATGGAAGTCCTTCCTGGGCCAGACTTTCCGACTGGTGCCTTGGTCATGGGCAAATCTGGTATTCACCGTGCCTATGAAACAGGGAAAGGCTCTATTACCCTTCGTTCTCGTACGGAGATTGAAGAGTATGGAAACGGCCGTGAGCGCATTGTCGTTACTGAGTTTCCATACATGGTTAACAAGTCCAAGGTACAAGAGCATATTGTCAAATTGGTGCAAGAGAAGCGTATCGATGGGATTACAGCTGTTCGTGATGAATCCAACCGCGAGGGTGTGCGATTTGTCATCGAAGTTCGTCGCGATGCTTCTGCCAATGTTATTTTGAATAATCTCTTCAAGCAAACTCAGTTGCAGACTAATTTCAGTTTCAATATGTTGGCCATCCAAAACGGGGTGCCGAAAATTCTTTCTGTCCGTCAGATTTTAGAATCCTATATTGAACACCAGAAGGAAGTAGTCACTCGTCGTACGCAATTCGATAAAGAAAAAGCAGAAGCGCGTGCTCATATCTTGGAAGGCTTGCTGATTGCCCTTGACCACATTGATGAGGTCATTCGCATTATCCGTAATTCAGAAACAGATGCTATTGCCCAGGCTGAGTTGATGGAGAAATTTGAGCTTTCTGAACGTCAGAGCCAGGCTATTCTTGATATGCGCCTCCGTCGATTGACAGGCTTGGAACGTGACAAAATTCAGTCTGAATATGATGAGCTGATTGCCTTGATTGCTGATTTGGCTGATATTTTGGCCAAACCAGAGCGTGTTGTGACCATTATCAAGGAAGAATTAGATGAGGTCAAACGCAAATACGCTGACCCACGTCGTACAGAATTGATGGTCGGAGAAGTTCTTTCTCTTGAAGATGAGGACTTGATTGAGGAAACAGATGTCTTGATTACCCTGTCAAATCAAGGATACATAAAACGTTTGGCTCAGGATGAATTCCAGGCTCAGAAACGCGGAGGACGTGGTGTTCAAGGAACAGGTGTCAAGGACGATGATTTTGTGCGTGAGTTGGTTTCGACTAGCACCCATGACCGCCTCTTGTTCTTTACCAATAAAGGTCGTGTTTATCGTTTGAAGGGGTATGAAATCCCAGAGTATGGCCGTACGGCTAAGGGATTGCCAGTTGTCAACTTGCTCAAGCTAGAAGAAAATGAAGCAATCCAGACCATCATCAACGTGACCAAGGACCAGGAAGCAGACAGTTATCTCTTCTTCGCAACCCGTCAGGGTGTTGTCAAACGGACCAGTGTTTCAGAATTTGGCAATATCCGTCAAAGTGGTCTTAAGGCCTTGAACTTGAAAGAAGATGATGAATTGATTAACGTCTTCTTGACAAATGGTCAGGCGGATATTATCATGGGAACCAAATTTGGTTACTCTGTTCGCTTTACAGAAACAGATGTTCGAAATATGGGGCGTACTGCAACGGGTGTTCGTGGTATCAATTTACGTGAGGGAGATCAGTTGGTTGGTGCGACCATGATTTCAGATGAACAAGAAGTCCTTGTCTTGACAGAAAAAGGTTTTGGTAAGCGAACACCAGCCAGCGAATATCCTACCAAAGGCCGTGGTGGTAAGGGGATTAGGACCCTCAAAGTTGCTGAGAAAAATGGATCTCTGGCTGGTTTGACAACGGTATCTGGTGATGAGGACATTATGGTCATTACCGATACAGGTGTGATTATTCGTACAAGTGTTGCCAATATTTCCCAAACTGGTCGTTCAACCATGGGTGTCAAGGTCATGCGTCTAAATGATGAGGCAAAAATTATGACATTTGCACTGGTAGATGCTGCAGATGCTAAGACTGAAGAAGAGCAGGAGTAG
- a CDS encoding redox-sensing transcriptional repressor Rex, with protein sequence MKNEKKADIPRATAKRLSLYYRIFKRFYAGNIEKASSKEIAEAIGIDSATVRRDFSYFGELGRRGFGYNVKELMDFFAEILNDNSITNVMLVGVGNMGRALLHYRFHERNKMKIVMAFEADDNPAVGTVDENIPIHAISEIKERILEAGAQTAILTVPSIKAQEVTDILVEAGVKGILSFSPVNLSVPKDVVVQYVDLTSELQTLLYFMRKGE encoded by the coding sequence GTGAAAAACGAAAAAAAAGCAGATATCCCGCGCGCAACTGCCAAGCGCCTTTCGCTCTACTATCGTATCTTTAAACGCTTTTATGCCGGAAATATTGAAAAAGCTAGCTCCAAGGAAATTGCAGAAGCCATCGGTATCGACTCCGCAACCGTGCGCCGTGACTTCTCCTACTTCGGTGAACTAGGTCGCCGTGGCTTTGGCTACAATGTAAAAGAATTGATGGATTTCTTTGCGGAAATTCTCAATGACAATTCGATTACAAATGTTATGCTTGTCGGTGTCGGAAATATGGGCCGTGCCCTACTCCACTACCGCTTCCATGAGCGCAATAAAATGAAAATTGTCATGGCCTTTGAAGCGGATGACAATCCAGCGGTTGGAACCGTTGATGAAAATATTCCCATCCATGCTATTTCTGAAATCAAGGAACGTATTTTGGAAGCAGGTGCCCAAACAGCTATTCTGACTGTCCCAAGTATCAAGGCTCAAGAGGTAACCGATATATTAGTAGAAGCTGGTGTCAAAGGCATTCTCAGTTTCTCTCCGGTCAATTTATCGGTTCCCAAAGATGTAGTCGTTCAGTATGTTGACCTGACCAGCGAGTTGCAAACCCTTCTCTATTTCATGCGCAAGGGTGAATAA
- a CDS encoding L-lactate dehydrogenase, with product MTATKQHKKVILVGDGAVGSAYAYALVNQGIGQELGIIDINKDRTQGDAEDLSHALAFTSPKKIYSAEYSDAHDADLVVLTAGLPQKPGETRLELVEKNLRINQQIVSEIVKSGFNGIFLVAANPVDVLTYSTWKFSGFPKERVIGSGTSLDSARFRHALAEKIGIDARSVHAYIMGEHGDSEFAVWSHANVAGVKLYDWLQDNRDIDEQGLVDLFVSVRDAAYSIINKKGATYYGIGVALARITKAIFDDENAVLPLSVYQAGQYKGVEDVFIGQPAIIGAHGIVRPVNIPLNDSELQKMQASAKQLKDIIDDAFANPEIAAGVKN from the coding sequence ATGACTGCAACTAAACAACACAAAAAAGTTATCCTTGTCGGTGATGGTGCCGTAGGTTCAGCTTATGCTTATGCCCTTGTTAACCAAGGTATCGGTCAAGAATTGGGTATCATCGATATCAATAAAGACCGTACACAAGGTGACGCAGAAGATTTGAGCCACGCATTGGCCTTCACTTCACCTAAAAAAATCTACTCTGCTGAGTACTCAGATGCTCACGATGCAGACCTAGTTGTTTTGACAGCTGGTTTGCCACAAAAACCAGGTGAAACTCGTCTTGAATTGGTAGAGAAAAACCTTCGTATCAACCAACAAATCGTTTCTGAAATCGTTAAATCTGGTTTCAACGGTATCTTCCTTGTTGCTGCTAACCCAGTTGACGTATTGACTTACTCAACTTGGAAATTCTCAGGATTCCCTAAAGAGCGCGTTATCGGTTCAGGTACTTCTCTTGACTCAGCTCGCTTCCGTCATGCTTTGGCTGAAAAAATCGGTATCGACGCACGTTCTGTCCATGCTTACATCATGGGTGAACACGGTGACTCTGAATTTGCGGTATGGTCACACGCTAACGTTGCTGGTGTGAAATTGTATGATTGGTTGCAAGACAACCGCGACATCGATGAGCAAGGTCTTGTTGACTTGTTCGTATCTGTCCGTGATGCTGCTTACTCTATCATCAACAAAAAAGGTGCTACTTACTACGGTATCGGTGTTGCTCTTGCTCGTATCACAAAAGCAATCTTTGACGATGAAAATGCAGTTCTTCCATTGTCAGTATACCAAGCTGGTCAATATAAGGGTGTTGAAGATGTCTTCATCGGTCAACCAGCTATCATCGGTGCACACGGTATCGTTCGTCCAGTAAACATTCCATTGAACGACTCAGAATTGCAAAAAATGCAAGCTTCTGCTAAGCAATTGAAAGACATCATTGATGATGCCTTTGCTAATCCAGAAATTGCTGCTGGTGTTAAAAACTAA
- a CDS encoding ABC transporter permease, translated as MPKKYHNVALPFLAVFSGLLLGAIIMLVFGYDPIWGYEELFYSAFGNVKSIGEIFRAMAPLIFTALGFAVASRAGFFNVGLPGQAYVGWVFAGWFALSNPDLPRPVLILATVIIAMIAGGIAGSIPGILRAYLGTSEVIVTIMMNYILLYSCNYIIREIFADDLMKNTDSTINVSANASYQTEWLRALTDNSRMNLGIFFAIIAVLVIWFLLTKTTLGFEIRSVGLNPTASDYAGMSAKRTIILSMVISGALAGLAGAIQGLGTFQNVYIQSGNLDIGFNGMSVALLASNSPLGIPLAAFLFGVLSVGAPGMVRAQIPPELINVVTASIIFFIGVKFIFEQLLKAKNKAKGAK; from the coding sequence ATGCCTAAGAAATATCACAATGTGGCCCTTCCATTTTTGGCAGTATTTTCTGGTCTGTTGTTAGGTGCCATTATCATGCTTGTCTTCGGTTATGACCCAATTTGGGGCTACGAAGAACTATTCTATTCAGCTTTTGGTAATGTAAAATCAATCGGTGAGATTTTCCGTGCTATGGCACCACTGATTTTTACCGCTTTAGGTTTCGCAGTGGCTAGCCGTGCTGGTTTCTTCAACGTCGGTTTGCCTGGTCAAGCCTATGTGGGCTGGGTATTCGCAGGCTGGTTTGCCTTGTCAAATCCAGATTTGCCCCGTCCAGTTCTTATTTTAGCGACAGTCATCATCGCTATGATTGCCGGTGGTATAGCTGGTTCCATTCCAGGTATCTTGCGTGCCTATCTTGGTACCAGTGAAGTTATCGTCACAATCATGATGAACTACATCTTGCTTTACTCATGTAACTATATCATTCGTGAAATATTTGCCGATGATTTGATGAAGAATACGGATTCGACGATCAACGTTTCAGCCAATGCTTCTTACCAGACAGAATGGCTTCGCGCTTTGACTGACAATTCACGGATGAACTTGGGTATCTTCTTTGCCATCATTGCCGTCCTTGTAATCTGGTTCTTGTTAACTAAAACAACTCTCGGTTTTGAAATCCGTTCGGTTGGTTTGAATCCAACGGCCTCCGACTACGCAGGTATGTCAGCTAAACGTACCATCATTCTTTCAATGGTTATCTCAGGTGCCCTTGCGGGTCTTGCTGGTGCTATCCAGGGTCTTGGTACCTTCCAAAATGTCTACATTCAAAGTGGTAATTTGGATATTGGTTTCAACGGTATGTCTGTTGCCCTCTTGGCTTCAAACTCACCGCTTGGTATCCCATTGGCAGCCTTCCTATTTGGTGTTCTCTCTGTTGGGGCACCAGGTATGGTTCGTGCCCAAATTCCACCTGAATTGATTAACGTTGTTACAGCGTCTATCATCTTCTTTATCGGTGTGAAATTTATCTTTGAGCAATTGCTTAAAGCAAAAAATAAAGCGAAAGGAGCGAAATAA
- a CDS encoding class A sortase, producing MSKRAKSKKGKSGIWRNLLALLLVLISLALIFNTSIRNFIIGWNTNKYQISKVTAEDIEKNKEAETTFDFEQVQAISTEAILAAQWEAQRLPVIGGISIPELGINLPIFKGVGNTSLMYGAGTMKETQEMGKGNYALASHHIFGVAGAADVLFSPLDRAQNGMKIYITDKTNVYTYVIDSVQTVTPESVYVIDDVEGRTEVTLVTCTDYDATARIIVKGVLESTTPYTETSQDILDSFNKSYNQYDYGQ from the coding sequence ATGTCAAAACGTGCTAAAAGTAAAAAAGGAAAAAGTGGGATTTGGCGTAATCTTCTAGCTTTGCTGCTGGTTTTGATTTCTCTAGCTCTCATCTTTAACACCTCTATCCGTAATTTTATAATTGGATGGAATACCAATAAATACCAAATTTCAAAAGTGACTGCTGAGGACATTGAAAAAAACAAAGAGGCAGAAACTACTTTTGATTTTGAACAGGTTCAGGCAATTTCAACGGAAGCCATATTGGCGGCCCAATGGGAAGCGCAACGGTTGCCAGTAATTGGTGGTATTTCAATCCCAGAACTTGGAATCAATTTACCTATTTTCAAAGGTGTGGGGAACACATCTCTAATGTACGGTGCTGGAACCATGAAGGAAACCCAGGAAATGGGGAAAGGGAATTATGCTTTGGCTAGTCACCACATTTTTGGTGTAGCCGGTGCGGCGGATGTTCTCTTCTCTCCATTGGATAGGGCCCAGAATGGTATGAAAATCTATATCACTGACAAGACCAATGTCTATACTTATGTGATTGACAGTGTGCAGACAGTTACACCTGAGAGTGTCTATGTCATTGATGATGTAGAAGGACGTACAGAAGTAACATTGGTAACTTGTACAGACTATGATGCGACTGCACGGATTATCGTAAAAGGTGTGCTAGAATCAACAACGCCTTATACTGAAACCTCACAAGATATACTTGATTCATTTAACAAATCATATAACCAATATGATTATGGTCAGTAA
- a CDS encoding DUF4649 family protein, translating to MIIIHYQDAYKIDRKQEFDNLDAAKLAFSGCLTLPDYYPVTKLTRDGHELDYKGTIGDLYRYFQTLD from the coding sequence ATGATTATTATTCACTATCAAGATGCTTACAAAATAGACAGAAAACAGGAATTTGACAATCTGGATGCAGCCAAACTGGCCTTCTCAGGTTGCCTCACTCTTCCTGATTACTATCCTGTAACCAAACTAACACGAGATGGTCACGAGTTAGATTATAAAGGAACCATTGGTGACCTCTACCGCTACTTTCAAACACTAGACTAG
- the radC gene encoding RadC family protein, which translates to MYQIDFKEEALLPRERLLEVGAEKLSNQELLAIFIRTGTKNEPVSILSNNLLNRLESLAALRELSIEELQSLTGIGRVKAIEIKAMIELGKRINQSELLLNERILGSEKLGRKMIQELGDKKQEHLVALYLNTQNQIICQKTIFIGSVNRSIAEPREILHYAVKCMATSIIIVHNHPSGSVEPSRNDLLFTENLKKSCETLGLVLLDHLIVGNKDYYSFREESELF; encoded by the coding sequence ATGTACCAAATTGATTTTAAGGAAGAGGCACTTTTGCCACGAGAAAGATTGTTAGAAGTTGGGGCAGAAAAATTAAGTAATCAGGAATTATTGGCTATTTTCATCCGAACTGGAACCAAAAATGAGCCTGTTTCTATCCTGTCCAATAATCTACTCAATCGCTTGGAAAGTCTGGCCGCCCTAAGGGAGCTCTCCATTGAAGAATTGCAGAGCTTGACGGGCATCGGTCGTGTTAAAGCGATTGAAATCAAGGCCATGATTGAGCTAGGAAAACGGATTAACCAGTCGGAGCTATTATTGAATGAACGAATTTTAGGCAGTGAGAAATTGGGTCGAAAGATGATCCAAGAACTTGGAGATAAAAAACAAGAACATCTAGTTGCCCTCTATCTCAATACGCAAAATCAGATTATCTGCCAAAAGACTATTTTTATAGGAAGTGTCAACCGGAGTATTGCTGAGCCAAGAGAGATCTTGCATTACGCGGTAAAATGCATGGCAACATCCATTATCATTGTTCATAATCATCCGTCGGGATCCGTTGAGCCAAGTAGGAACGATTTATTGTTTACCGAGAATTTAAAAAAGTCCTGCGAAACACTAGGACTGGTCTTGTTGGATCATTTGATTGTAGGCAATAAGGATTATTATTCTTTTAGGGAAGAAAGTGAGCTATTTTAG
- a CDS encoding dihydrofolate reductase family protein, which produces MARHLVLNIAMSLDGYIARTDGSYDWIEGHGTDKYDTTLQFDNPAFFSSCDTVIMGRKSLEDCPLEMIEGYQEKQFIIASRSEYANYNNVRFVKDIVAEIEQLRAEEGGDIWLFGGASLVQTCLEAGVIDHFIIGIIPIILGEGISLFDGLTKEQKLILVESTVTDGIAMLRYDIRK; this is translated from the coding sequence ATGGCTAGACACCTAGTTTTGAATATTGCAATGAGTTTAGACGGTTATATCGCTCGAACAGACGGGAGTTATGATTGGATAGAGGGGCATGGTACAGATAAATATGACACTACCTTGCAATTCGATAATCCTGCATTTTTCAGTAGCTGTGATACGGTCATCATGGGGCGAAAATCATTGGAAGATTGCCCTCTGGAGATGATTGAGGGATATCAGGAAAAGCAGTTTATTATTGCCAGTCGTTCTGAATATGCTAACTATAACAATGTACGATTTGTAAAGGACATTGTTGCAGAAATCGAGCAATTGCGAGCAGAAGAAGGTGGTGATATCTGGCTTTTTGGTGGTGCTAGCTTGGTTCAAACCTGTCTAGAAGCTGGAGTGATTGACCATTTCATTATTGGGATTATTCCAATAATCTTAGGTGAGGGTATTTCACTTTTTGATGGCCTGACTAAAGAGCAGAAATTGATTTTAGTAGAGTCTACAGTAACCGATGGCATTGCCATGTTACGGTATGATATACGAAAATAG
- a CDS encoding cysteine desulfurase family protein, producing MIYLDNAATTALSPTALQRMLEVAQETYGNPSSIHQAGRKANQILRQARQDIAQVLDVPADHIIFTAGGSEADNLAIQGYALANQAKGKHLITTAIEHHAVLHTMQYLEERFGFEVTYIQPINHVITAQQIQEALRPDTILVSTMFANNETGQLLPIKEIGQLLADHQAVFHVDAVQAIGKMDVKPADYGIDFLAASAHKFHGPKGVGFLYSRLQGFDALIHGGKQERQHRAGTENLPGIAAMALALKEQIQLLELHTAHIESLKEHLISGLDGATFYINQAGSHLPHVINIGFPDKLNEQVLMRLDLAGIAVSSGSACTAGVVQNSHVLEAMYGTNSHRLKESIRISLSETNTLEEIDILLTELQKIIGG from the coding sequence TTGATTTATTTAGATAATGCAGCCACCACTGCCCTATCTCCCACTGCTCTCCAACGGATGTTGGAAGTAGCGCAAGAAACCTATGGCAACCCTTCCAGTATTCACCAGGCTGGTCGCAAAGCCAACCAAATTTTACGCCAAGCCAGACAGGATATCGCCCAAGTTCTCGATGTCCCAGCAGATCATATCATTTTTACAGCTGGAGGGTCTGAGGCTGATAATTTGGCTATTCAGGGCTATGCCCTTGCCAATCAAGCCAAAGGCAAGCACCTGATTACTACTGCTATCGAGCACCATGCAGTTCTTCATACCATGCAGTATCTTGAGGAGCGTTTTGGATTTGAAGTAACCTATATTCAGCCGATCAATCATGTCATCACTGCCCAGCAAATCCAAGAAGCCCTACGCCCAGATACCATCTTGGTTAGCACCATGTTTGCCAACAATGAAACTGGTCAACTGCTTCCCATTAAAGAAATTGGTCAACTATTGGCCGACCATCAGGCAGTCTTCCATGTAGATGCTGTGCAGGCAATCGGAAAAATGGATGTGAAGCCCGCTGACTATGGGATTGATTTTCTAGCTGCTTCTGCCCATAAATTCCACGGACCAAAGGGAGTTGGTTTTCTATATAGTCGCTTGCAAGGATTTGACGCACTTATTCATGGAGGTAAGCAAGAGCGACAACACCGAGCAGGCACAGAGAACCTACCAGGAATAGCTGCCATGGCACTTGCCCTCAAGGAACAAATCCAGTTACTTGAGCTACATACAGCCCATATCGAAAGTTTGAAAGAACATCTCATTTCCGGACTAGATGGGGCTACATTTTATATCAATCAAGCTGGTTCCCATCTCCCTCATGTCATCAACATAGGTTTCCCAGACAAGCTCAATGAGCAAGTTCTGATGAGATTAGACCTGGCTGGAATTGCAGTTTCAAGTGGGTCAGCTTGTACTGCTGGCGTTGTTCAGAACAGTCATGTACTTGAAGCCATGTACGGAACAAATTCCCATCGGCTAAAAGAATCCATCCGTATCAGCCTATCTGAAACAAATACTCTAGAAGAGATTGATATTCTTCTTACAGAATTACAAAAAATCATTGGAGGATAA
- a CDS encoding ABC transporter permease — protein MNISILALLISQMLIYSAPLIFTSLGGVFSERGGIVNVGLEGIMVIGAFAGVVFNIEFAETFGKATPLLAILVGGLAGVLFAAVHAMATINFRADHVVSGTVLNLLAPALGVFLVKVIYNKGQTDSITQSFGKFSFPVLADIPVIGDIFFKNTSLMGYVAIATAFLAWFILYKTKFGLRLRSVGEHPQAADTLGINVYAMRYAGVLIAGFLGGVGGAVSAQSVNINFSATTIVGSGFIALAAVIFGKWNPIGAMLASLFFGLSQSLAVVGSQLPGLKDIPTVYLQIAPYLITVVALSAFFGKAVAPKADGVNYIKSK, from the coding sequence ATGAATATTTCCATTCTTGCCTTACTCATTTCGCAGATGTTAATCTACTCAGCACCCCTGATTTTTACCAGTCTTGGTGGTGTCTTCTCTGAACGTGGCGGTATCGTAAACGTTGGTTTGGAGGGAATTATGGTTATCGGTGCCTTTGCTGGCGTTGTTTTCAACATTGAATTTGCTGAAACCTTTGGAAAAGCAACTCCTTTGTTAGCAATTCTAGTTGGTGGTTTAGCTGGAGTTCTATTTGCAGCAGTTCATGCTATGGCTACCATTAACTTCCGTGCAGACCACGTCGTATCTGGTACAGTGTTGAACCTTCTAGCTCCAGCCTTGGGTGTCTTCCTTGTCAAAGTTATCTATAACAAGGGACAAACTGACAGTATTACTCAGTCATTTGGTAAGTTTTCATTTCCAGTATTGGCTGATATTCCGGTTATTGGAGATATTTTCTTTAAGAATACGAGTTTGATGGGCTATGTTGCTATCGCAACTGCATTCCTTGCATGGTTTATTCTTTATAAAACTAAGTTTGGACTTCGTCTTCGCTCAGTTGGTGAGCACCCACAAGCAGCTGATACACTTGGTATCAATGTTTATGCTATGCGTTACGCAGGTGTACTGATTGCTGGTTTCCTTGGTGGTGTTGGTGGTGCAGTAAGTGCCCAATCCGTAAACATCAACTTCTCAGCAACAACAATCGTTGGCTCAGGTTTCATTGCCTTGGCTGCCGTTATCTTTGGTAAGTGGAACCCAATTGGTGCCATGTTAGCTAGTCTTTTCTTTGGATTATCTCAAAGTTTGGCAGTAGTTGGAAGTCAGCTTCCAGGTTTGAAAGATATTCCGACAGTATATCTACAAATCGCGCCTTATCTAATCACAGTCGTTGCCCTCTCTGCCTTCTTCGGAAAAGCAGTAGCACCAAAAGCCGACGGCGTTAACTATATTAAATCGAAGTAA